A genome region from Dehalococcoidales bacterium includes the following:
- the pilM gene encoding pilus assembly protein PilM has protein sequence MITIEISATDIRLMETDGDRVVRWASRSLEPGIFEDEVVTDPAALSAAVKQFMASSGIRGGDVTASVSGLYSVSRLVLVPAPPGTAITQTAVLEEAREIMPLPEDELYLSWQHIAAMDGGQQVLVLGIPRDIVDSEVQALKAGGINPRILDLKAMALARAVNREQALILNIEAVSFDIIVVVNGITSIMRTTAWQSDELSPEERAEHLAVALDLTVGFHNSNNPALPLDLATPLFITGWMSGDLALVERLQSRVQYPVEPVTPPLKYPPHLPVSQYAVNIGLALKGSATTRNLGGSEYLAPDINLLPQIYRPWKPTARQLYMTGMILAAMVLLFPLYQLTAAAVGETAVIETRYDIVNNELIRRQEEIKNREPLQKVINEYRTIINMGGGFTEDLTVINTLAEQADVRVGSVSHQGSSITIASEADTYIAFRNYLAALEESGRFSSPIPPPEGYPYVKSGTIKLERKPAQ, from the coding sequence ATGATAACTATTGAAATCAGCGCTACTGACATCAGGCTCATGGAGACCGATGGCGACAGGGTGGTCAGATGGGCGAGCCGTTCCCTTGAGCCGGGTATATTTGAGGATGAGGTTGTTACTGACCCGGCTGCTTTAAGCGCCGCCGTTAAGCAGTTTATGGCTTCAAGTGGTATCCGGGGGGGAGATGTTACCGCCAGTGTCAGCGGGCTTTACTCGGTGAGCCGGTTGGTGCTAGTGCCTGCTCCTCCGGGAACGGCCATAACGCAGACGGCGGTCCTTGAGGAAGCCAGGGAGATAATGCCCTTGCCTGAAGATGAGCTGTACCTCTCATGGCAACATATCGCGGCTATGGACGGCGGGCAGCAGGTGCTGGTGCTGGGTATTCCCCGGGATATAGTGGATAGCGAAGTGCAAGCCCTGAAGGCGGGGGGTATCAATCCCCGTATACTGGACCTCAAGGCAATGGCGCTGGCCAGGGCCGTCAACAGAGAGCAGGCTCTCATCCTCAATATTGAGGCCGTCAGCTTTGATATCATTGTGGTCGTCAACGGCATCACCAGTATCATGCGTACTACCGCCTGGCAGTCGGATGAGCTTTCCCCGGAAGAGAGGGCGGAGCATTTAGCGGTAGCCCTGGACCTGACGGTAGGTTTTCATAATTCCAATAACCCTGCTTTACCCCTGGACCTGGCTACTCCCCTCTTCATCACCGGGTGGATGTCAGGTGACCTCGCCCTGGTCGAGCGCCTGCAATCGAGGGTGCAGTATCCCGTTGAGCCGGTAACGCCCCCCCTGAAGTATCCACCACATCTACCGGTCTCACAGTACGCCGTCAACATCGGGCTTGCCCTCAAAGGGTCAGCGACGACCAGAAATCTGGGGGGAAGTGAATATCTAGCCCCGGATATTAATCTGCTGCCGCAAATCTATCGGCCATGGAAACCTACCGCCAGGCAGCTATACATGACCGGGATGATATTGGCAGCCATGGTTTTACTCTTTCCCCTGTATCAGTTAACCGCGGCGGCGGTGGGGGAAACGGCGGTAATAGAAACGAGATATGACATTGTCAATAACGAGTTGATCCGGCGGCAGGAGGAAATCAAGAACCGTGAGCCATTACAGAAAGTTATCAATGAATACCGTACCATTATCAATATGGGTGGTGGTTTTACCGAGGACTTAACGGTCATTAACACTCTGGCTGAGCAGGCTGATGTCAGGGTTGGCTCGGTTTCCCACCAGGGTAGCAGTATTACCATTGCCAGCGAAGCGGACACCTATATCGCCTTTAGAAACTACCTGGCGGCCCTGGAGGAGAGCGGCCGGTTTTCCTCTCCCATCCCGCCCCCGGAAGGATACCCTTACGTCAAGAGTGGCACTATCAAGCTTGAGCGTAAACCCGCTCAGTAA